The Actinopolyspora erythraea genome has a segment encoding these proteins:
- the rpoB gene encoding DNA-directed RNA polymerase subunit beta: MAVSRATKVSAASNFTRGIPGAPRRVSFEKIREPLEVPDLLDLQVQSFEWLVGDEAWFQRRVDAGEEMPVGGLEEVLNEISPIEDFSGSMSLSFSDPRFDEVKASIEECKDKDMTYAAPLFVTAEFINQTTGEIKSQTVFMGDFPVMSDKGTFIINGTERVVVSQLVRSPGVYFDQTVDKSTDKDVYSAKIIPSRGAWLEFDVDKRDTVGVRIDRKRRQPVTVLLKALGWTAEGIRERFGFSETMLSTLEKDHTTGQDEALLDIYRKLRPGEPPTKESAQTLLENLFFKEKRYDLARVGRYKVNKKLGIDLPFTSGVLTHDDIATTIEYLVRLHAGENSMGPEGNEVPVELDDIDHFGNRRLRTVGELIQNQVRVGLSRMERVVRERMTTQDVEAITPQTLINIRPVVAAIKEFFGTSQLSQFMDQTNPLAGLTHKRRLSALGPGGLSRERAGVEVRDVHPSHYGRMCPIETPEGPNIGLIGSLATFGRVNPFGFIETPYRKVVDGVVTDQVDYLTADEEDRYVKAQANTPIDDDGNFLEDRVLGRRKGGEVELLAPTEIEYMDVSPRQMVSAATAMLPFLEHDDANRALMGANMQRQAVPLLRSESPLVGTGMELRAAVDAGNVITAEKAGVVEELCADYLTIMDDDGNRRTYRLQKFARSNHGTCINQKPIVNEGDRVEAGQVIADGPSTENGEMALGKNLLVGIMPWEGHNYEDAIILSQRLVQDDVLTSIHIEEHEVDARDTKLGSEEITRDIPNVSEDVLSDLDERGIVRIGAEVQGGDILVGKVTPKGETELTPEERLLRAIFGEKAREVRDTSLKVPHGETGKVIGVRVFNREEDDELPPGVNELVRVYVAQKSKIQDGDKLAGRHGNKGVIGKILPIEDMPFTKDGTPMDIILNTHGVPRRMNIGQVLETHLGWIASQGWSIDGDPDWANKIPEELYDVEPGTKTASPVFDGAREEEITGLLSSTKPNRDGERVVDGDGKAMLIDGRSGEPYPHRVAVGYMYILKLLHLVDDKIHARSTGPYSMITQQPLGGKAQFGGQRFGEMECWAMQAYGAAYTLQELLTIKSDDVLGRVKVYEAVVKGENIPEPGIPESFKVLLKELQSLCLNVEVLSSDGAAIEMRDGDDEDLERAAANLGINLSKNEAPSVDDVVN; this comes from the coding sequence TTGGCAGTCTCCCGCGCGACCAAGGTCTCTGCAGCTTCCAACTTCACGAGGGGGATCCCTGGGGCCCCCAGGCGGGTCTCATTCGAGAAGATCCGTGAGCCGCTGGAAGTACCAGACCTGCTCGATCTGCAGGTCCAATCCTTCGAATGGCTCGTCGGTGACGAGGCCTGGTTCCAGCGCCGGGTCGATGCCGGCGAGGAAATGCCCGTTGGTGGTCTGGAAGAAGTCCTGAACGAGATCTCCCCGATCGAGGACTTCTCGGGCTCCATGTCGCTGTCCTTTTCCGACCCGCGATTCGACGAGGTCAAGGCCTCCATCGAGGAGTGCAAAGACAAGGACATGACCTACGCCGCTCCGCTGTTCGTCACGGCGGAGTTCATAAACCAGACGACGGGCGAGATCAAGAGCCAGACCGTCTTCATGGGGGACTTCCCCGTGATGAGCGACAAGGGCACGTTCATCATCAACGGCACCGAGCGTGTCGTGGTCTCCCAGCTGGTCCGTTCGCCCGGCGTGTACTTCGACCAGACCGTCGACAAGTCGACGGACAAGGACGTCTACAGCGCGAAGATCATCCCCAGCCGGGGTGCCTGGCTGGAGTTCGACGTCGACAAGCGCGACACCGTCGGCGTGCGGATCGACCGCAAGCGCCGCCAGCCGGTGACCGTCCTGCTCAAGGCGCTGGGGTGGACCGCGGAGGGCATCCGCGAGCGGTTCGGCTTCTCCGAGACGATGCTCTCGACGCTGGAGAAGGACCACACCACCGGCCAGGACGAGGCCCTGCTGGACATCTACCGCAAGCTGCGTCCCGGCGAGCCTCCGACGAAGGAGAGCGCGCAGACGCTGCTGGAGAACCTCTTCTTCAAGGAGAAGCGGTACGATCTCGCGCGCGTCGGCCGGTACAAGGTCAACAAGAAGCTCGGCATCGACCTGCCGTTCACCTCGGGCGTGCTCACCCACGACGACATCGCCACCACCATCGAGTACCTGGTGCGGCTGCACGCGGGCGAGAACTCGATGGGCCCCGAGGGCAACGAGGTCCCGGTCGAGCTCGACGACATCGACCACTTCGGCAACCGCAGGCTGCGCACCGTCGGTGAGCTCATCCAGAACCAGGTGCGGGTCGGCCTCTCCCGGATGGAGCGCGTCGTCCGCGAGCGCATGACCACCCAGGACGTCGAGGCGATCACACCGCAGACGTTGATCAACATTCGTCCGGTGGTCGCCGCGATCAAGGAGTTCTTCGGCACCTCGCAGCTCTCCCAGTTCATGGACCAGACCAACCCGCTGGCCGGGCTGACGCACAAGCGGCGACTCTCGGCCCTGGGGCCGGGCGGTCTGTCCCGGGAGCGCGCCGGCGTCGAGGTCCGTGACGTGCACCCCTCGCACTACGGTCGGATGTGCCCGATCGAGACGCCGGAGGGGCCGAACATCGGTCTGATCGGTTCGCTGGCGACCTTCGGCAGGGTCAACCCCTTCGGGTTCATCGAGACGCCCTACCGCAAGGTGGTCGACGGTGTGGTCACCGACCAGGTGGACTACCTCACCGCCGACGAGGAGGACCGCTACGTCAAGGCGCAGGCCAACACGCCGATCGACGACGACGGCAACTTCCTGGAGGACCGCGTACTCGGCAGGCGCAAGGGCGGCGAGGTCGAGCTGCTCGCCCCCACCGAGATCGAGTACATGGACGTCTCGCCGCGTCAGATGGTCTCGGCGGCCACGGCGATGCTGCCGTTCCTGGAGCACGACGACGCCAACCGCGCCCTGATGGGCGCCAACATGCAGCGGCAGGCCGTTCCGCTGCTGCGCAGCGAGTCCCCGCTCGTCGGCACCGGCATGGAGCTGCGCGCCGCCGTCGACGCGGGCAACGTCATCACCGCCGAGAAGGCGGGCGTCGTCGAGGAGCTGTGCGCCGACTACCTCACGATCATGGACGACGACGGCAACCGGCGCACCTACCGGCTGCAGAAGTTCGCCCGCTCCAACCACGGCACCTGCATCAACCAGAAGCCGATCGTCAACGAGGGCGACCGGGTCGAGGCCGGCCAGGTCATCGCCGACGGTCCCTCGACCGAGAACGGCGAGATGGCGCTGGGCAAGAACCTGCTGGTCGGCATCATGCCGTGGGAGGGGCACAACTACGAGGACGCGATCATCCTCTCCCAGCGGCTGGTGCAGGACGACGTGCTGACCTCGATCCACATCGAGGAGCACGAGGTGGACGCCCGCGACACCAAGCTGGGCTCCGAGGAGATCACCAGGGACATCCCGAACGTCTCCGAGGACGTGCTCTCCGACCTCGACGAGCGCGGCATCGTCCGGATCGGTGCCGAGGTGCAGGGCGGCGACATCCTCGTCGGCAAGGTCACCCCCAAGGGTGAGACCGAGCTGACCCCCGAGGAGCGGCTGCTCCGGGCCATCTTCGGCGAGAAGGCCAGGGAGGTCCGGGACACCTCGCTGAAGGTGCCGCACGGCGAGACCGGCAAGGTCATCGGCGTCCGCGTCTTCAACCGCGAGGAGGACGACGAACTTCCCCCCGGCGTCAACGAGCTGGTCCGGGTCTACGTGGCCCAGAAGAGCAAGATCCAGGACGGTGACAAGCTCGCCGGCAGGCACGGTAACAAGGGCGTCATCGGCAAGATCCTGCCGATCGAGGACATGCCGTTCACCAAGGACGGCACCCCGATGGACATCATCCTCAACACCCACGGTGTGCCGAGGCGTATGAACATCGGGCAGGTCCTGGAGACGCACCTCGGCTGGATCGCCTCGCAGGGCTGGTCCATCGACGGCGATCCGGACTGGGCGAACAAGATCCCCGAGGAGCTCTACGACGTCGAGCCGGGCACCAAGACGGCGAGCCCGGTGTTCGACGGTGCTCGCGAGGAGGAGATCACCGGTCTGCTGTCGTCGACGAAGCCGAACCGGGACGGTGAGCGCGTCGTGGACGGCGACGGCAAGGCGATGCTGATCGACGGGCGGAGCGGGGAGCCGTACCCGCACCGCGTGGCGGTCGGCTACATGTACATCCTCAAGCTGCTGCACCTGGTGGATGACAAGATCCACGCCCGGTCGACCGGGCCGTACTCGATGATCACCCAGCAGCCGCTGGGTGGTAAGGCCCAGTTCGGTGGCCAGCGCTTCGGTGAGATGGAGTGCTGGGCGATGCAGGCCTACGGCGCCGCCTACACCCTGCAGGAGCTGTTGACGATCAAGTCCGACGACGTGCTCGGCCGCGTCAAGGTCTACGAGGCTGTCGTCAAGGGCGAGAACATCCCCGAACCGGGTATTCCGGAGTCGTTCAAGGTGTTGCTCAAGGAGCTGCAGTCGCTGTGCCTGAACGTCGAGGTGCTCTCCAGCGACGGCGCCGCCATCGAGATGCGTGACGGCGACGACGAGGACCTCGAACGCGCGGCGGCCAACCTCGGCATCAACCTGTCCAAGAACGAGGCGCCCTCGGTCGACGACGTTGTCAACTGA
- a CDS encoding CHAT domain-containing protein, whose amino-acid sequence MNDQLNQQDRTSRSQDPSGGPTPERRTSGTANSWFTNEADDRPSQEQPPQQQPAPQGRSTTPPRSPEQDAEQRYAEALAALNRMMSTFDFTELSWVTEVLRATAGALPENDPSRPGVLNNLGSAAQLAHLASGDPAHLEDAVSYYRAAADAARRDDPDEVLYLGNLALALTDSANRTNSAEQAAESVEIARLGVERTERTAPSSVGDPAEDLRRHRGTALIRLGNALKLHARLAADSDSDDESIEVFQAALRESAGQDGGAPTDSPDLLISLGTALLRRHERTADPNDLDEGIKYLRSGVGMLPDGQHRRWMLLRFAEALRLRYRQRGDLADLQSAINELFGVLEDLDAGNPVLGKLIWNLTSSTVEHLDSSGESGNLYRALKTISPVMRNLAGDDPNRAVALASYGALARRHYLHAGNTAALDTAVSAGEAATDSETTPAKRCAVLNSLASTLITRFERAGQQSDLDRAGEAAEEALRNSQQRTAPQYTAYAQLGVVAAHRHRLNSRNEELDTAIEMFDRALIAMPDSAPERVTVATHLGRALQTLYRRTGRRKLYRWARKTLTDAATLPTGPADQRLKAANLCGRLAAQAHRWSEALESFTLAVELLPLVTQGKRAVATPTVQRRWAHVTADAAACAIEVGKPERAVELLEHGRAALLSELLPAGSELGQLNLSHPELATDAVRLRRLLDRHPEEPVLGGVDVIDDVRRRRWLADTWEELLAEIRAEPGHEGRLRTRTFDALAEAADEGAVVLVNLSEYRSDAVIVFGGRALVVSLPSVTPELAEEHAASALNAAQQAQRTADTERALATTLDWLWRNVTRPVLDRMGYTRMPPQGARWPRLWWSTQGAAAFLPLHAATSTAGESALDRVISSYTPGLRVLLAAKHRRERAEADGALIAGPADERTPEQPGRIPARHWPSATLMSERDHTADDVFAAFDQHQLVHVCEPSTQHAAQPAAGLVLDREERARSLNLLELGQRDFGDAKFLCLARCRTKDTPSAAALTMAGAFAFMGFRHVISTLWAMHRGPAEDVLSALYAELARDGEFRAEFSPSVLNATTRRLRKRYPDAPTLWAGYTHVGT is encoded by the coding sequence ATGAACGACCAGTTGAACCAGCAGGACCGAACGTCCCGGAGCCAGGACCCCTCCGGGGGACCGACGCCGGAACGGCGAACGAGCGGTACCGCCAACAGCTGGTTCACCAACGAGGCGGACGACCGCCCCTCCCAGGAGCAGCCCCCGCAGCAGCAGCCCGCCCCCCAGGGGCGGAGCACCACCCCACCCCGTTCGCCGGAGCAGGACGCCGAGCAGCGCTACGCGGAGGCGCTGGCCGCCCTCAACCGGATGATGAGCACCTTCGACTTCACGGAACTGTCCTGGGTGACCGAGGTGCTGCGCGCCACGGCGGGGGCGCTGCCGGAAAACGACCCCTCACGCCCCGGGGTCCTCAACAACCTGGGAAGCGCCGCCCAGCTCGCGCACCTGGCCTCCGGTGATCCGGCGCACCTGGAGGACGCCGTGTCCTACTACCGCGCCGCGGCGGACGCCGCCAGGCGCGACGACCCCGACGAGGTGCTCTACCTGGGCAACCTGGCACTGGCGCTGACCGACTCCGCGAACCGCACGAACTCGGCCGAGCAGGCCGCCGAGTCCGTCGAGATCGCCCGCCTCGGCGTCGAGCGCACCGAGAGGACGGCCCCCTCCTCGGTGGGCGACCCCGCCGAGGACCTGCGGCGCCACCGGGGCACCGCCCTGATCAGGCTGGGCAACGCGCTGAAGCTGCACGCCAGGCTGGCCGCCGACAGCGACTCGGACGACGAGTCGATCGAGGTCTTCCAGGCCGCGCTGCGCGAGTCCGCCGGCCAGGACGGCGGTGCCCCCACCGACAGCCCCGACCTGCTGATCAGTCTGGGCACGGCCCTGCTGCGCAGGCACGAGCGAACCGCCGACCCGAACGACCTCGACGAGGGGATCAAGTACCTGCGGAGCGGCGTGGGAATGCTCCCGGACGGTCAGCACCGCCGTTGGATGCTGCTCCGCTTCGCGGAGGCGCTGCGGCTGCGCTACCGCCAGCGGGGCGACCTCGCCGACCTGCAGTCCGCGATCAACGAGCTGTTCGGAGTGCTGGAGGACCTGGACGCGGGCAATCCCGTGCTGGGCAAGTTGATCTGGAACCTCACCTCCTCGACCGTGGAGCACCTGGACAGCAGCGGCGAGTCCGGCAACCTCTACCGCGCGCTGAAGACGATCAGCCCGGTGATGCGCAACCTGGCCGGCGACGACCCGAACCGTGCCGTGGCGCTGGCCAGCTACGGTGCGCTGGCCCGCAGGCACTACCTGCACGCGGGCAACACGGCCGCGCTGGACACGGCGGTGTCCGCCGGGGAGGCCGCCACCGACAGCGAGACCACCCCGGCCAAGCGCTGCGCGGTGCTGAACTCGCTCGCCTCCACGCTGATCACGAGGTTCGAGCGGGCGGGCCAGCAGTCCGACCTCGACCGGGCGGGGGAAGCGGCCGAGGAGGCGCTGCGGAACTCCCAGCAGCGCACCGCGCCGCAGTACACCGCCTACGCGCAGCTGGGCGTCGTGGCCGCCCACCGCCACCGGCTCAACTCCCGCAACGAGGAGTTGGACACGGCGATCGAGATGTTCGACAGAGCGCTGATCGCCATGCCGGACTCGGCACCGGAGCGGGTCACGGTCGCCACCCACCTGGGGCGAGCGCTGCAGACGCTCTACCGCCGCACCGGCAGGCGGAAGCTGTACCGCTGGGCCCGCAAGACGCTGACCGACGCGGCGACGCTGCCGACCGGTCCCGCCGACCAGCGGCTCAAGGCGGCCAACCTGTGCGGCAGGCTCGCCGCCCAGGCGCACCGCTGGTCCGAGGCGCTGGAGTCGTTCACGCTGGCCGTCGAGTTGCTTCCGCTGGTCACCCAGGGCAAGCGCGCCGTGGCCACCCCGACCGTGCAGCGCCGCTGGGCCCACGTGACCGCCGACGCGGCGGCCTGCGCCATCGAGGTCGGCAAGCCGGAGCGGGCGGTGGAGCTGCTGGAGCACGGCCGCGCCGCGCTGCTGTCCGAGCTGTTGCCGGCCGGCAGCGAACTCGGCCAGCTCAACCTGAGCCACCCGGAGCTGGCCACCGACGCGGTGCGGCTGCGCAGACTCCTCGACCGGCATCCCGAGGAACCGGTCCTCGGGGGGGTGGACGTCATCGACGACGTGCGCCGCAGGCGTTGGCTGGCCGACACCTGGGAGGAGCTGCTCGCCGAGATCCGCGCGGAGCCCGGGCACGAGGGCAGGCTGCGGACCCGGACCTTCGACGCGCTGGCCGAGGCGGCCGACGAGGGAGCGGTCGTGCTGGTCAACCTGAGCGAGTACCGTTCCGACGCGGTAATCGTTTTCGGCGGTCGGGCGCTGGTGGTGAGCCTGCCCTCCGTGACCCCGGAACTGGCCGAGGAGCACGCCGCCTCGGCCCTGAACGCCGCCCAGCAGGCGCAGCGCACCGCAGACACCGAACGCGCGCTCGCCACCACGCTGGACTGGCTGTGGCGGAACGTCACGCGCCCCGTCCTCGACCGGATGGGCTACACCCGGATGCCGCCGCAGGGCGCGCGCTGGCCCAGGCTGTGGTGGAGCACGCAGGGCGCGGCAGCCTTCCTTCCGCTGCACGCCGCGACGTCCACCGCGGGGGAGAGCGCGCTGGACCGCGTGATCTCCTCCTACACGCCGGGGCTGCGCGTGCTGCTGGCGGCCAAGCACCGCCGGGAGCGGGCGGAGGCCGACGGGGCGCTGATCGCCGGACCGGCCGACGAGCGGACCCCCGAGCAGCCGGGCAGGATCCCGGCGCGGCACTGGCCCTCGGCGACGCTGATGTCGGAGCGCGACCACACCGCCGACGACGTGTTCGCCGCGTTCGACCAGCACCAGCTGGTCCACGTCTGCGAGCCGAGCACGCAGCACGCCGCCCAGCCCGCCGCCGGGCTGGTGCTGGACCGGGAGGAGCGCGCGAGGTCGCTGAACCTGCTGGAGCTGGGCCAGCGCGACTTCGGCGACGCGAAGTTCCTGTGCCTGGCCCGCTGCAGGACCAAGGACACCCCCTCGGCCGCCGCGTTGACGATGGCTGGCGCGTTCGCCTTCATGGGCTTCAGACACGTGATCAGCACCCTGTGGGCGATGCACCGGGGGCCGGCGGAGGACGTGCTCTCGGCGCTGTACGCGGAGCTGGCCCGTGACGGCGAGTTCCGCGCCGAGTTCTCCCCGAGCGTGCTCAACGCGACGACGCGCAGGCTGCGCAAGCGGTATCCCGACGCACCGACGCTGTGGGCCGGTTACACCCACGTGGGGACCTGA